In Oryzias melastigma strain HK-1 linkage group LG16, ASM292280v2, whole genome shotgun sequence, a single genomic region encodes these proteins:
- the ino80c gene encoding INO80 complex subunit C codes for MASQIPITVKTPLSVAGTAAVRGKKRPGSPAVLQPAGSSSSTKKKKGPSIMTPQTKVTATEVMPEVKAVESVDGGPAATESTAKPPPFKDHTFMHSGIGGAAAGKKNRTWKNLKQLLVLERTLPWKFDDPNYYNIDAPPSLKPAKKYSDISGLPANYTDPQTKLRFTSSDEFSYIRLLPSDVVTGYLTLRKATCIVP; via the exons ATGGCGTCGCAGATTCCCATAACCGTAAAGACACCGCTATCGGTGGCCGGTACCGCCGCGGTCCGCGGGAAGAAACGTCCCGGTAGTCCGGCGGTTCTGCAGCCCGccgggagcagcagcagcaccaagaagaagaaaggacCTTCAATAATGACACCTCagacaaaa gTAACAGCAACTGAAGTGATGCCTGAAGTGAAGGCAGTAGAGTCAGTAGACGGTGGTCCAGCTGCCACAGAGTCCACAGCAAAACCGCCTCCATTTAAAGACCACACATTTATG CACTCAGGGATTGGTGGTGCTGCAGCGGGAAAAAAGAACAGGACCTGGAAGAATCTTAAGCAGCTTCTGGTTTTAGAGCGGACTTTACCCTGGAAGTTTGATGATCCAAACT ATTACAACATCGACGCCCCTCCCTCCCTGAAGCCAGCCAAAAAGTACTCTGACATCTCTGGGCTTCCT GCGAACTACACAGACCCTCAGACCAAGCTGCGCTTCACGTCCTCAGATGAGTTCTCCTACATCCGCCTCCTCCCTTCGGATGTCGTAACCGGCTACCTGACCCTTCGAAAGGCGACGTGCATAGTTCCATGA